The Methanoculleus marisnigri JR1 genome window below encodes:
- the pyrF gene encoding orotidine-5'-phosphate decarboxylase, with amino-acid sequence MTELILSLDVLDRKQAVSIAESCAPFIDAIKIGYPLVLSTGLSIVEELADLALPLIADFKVADIPNTNRLICEAIFSAGFDAVIAHGFVGADAARTCVEVAHRHSGAAYIVAEMSHPGATEFFHGGVGERLAELAVACRADGIIAPATRPERIARLREIVGSKAIYSPGVGAQGGDPDAVARLVDGIIVGRSIYEAEDPGAEAERLSRIRR; translated from the coding sequence ATGACCGAGCTGATCCTCTCTCTCGACGTCCTCGACCGGAAACAGGCGGTGAGCATCGCGGAGTCGTGTGCACCCTTCATCGACGCGATCAAGATCGGCTACCCTCTGGTCCTCTCGACAGGCCTCTCGATCGTCGAGGAACTCGCCGATCTCGCCCTCCCGCTCATCGCCGACTTCAAGGTCGCGGACATCCCGAACACCAACCGCCTCATCTGCGAAGCGATCTTCTCGGCCGGGTTCGACGCCGTGATCGCCCACGGGTTCGTGGGAGCCGATGCCGCGAGAACCTGCGTCGAGGTGGCTCACAGGCATAGCGGAGCGGCCTACATCGTCGCCGAGATGAGCCACCCCGGGGCGACCGAGTTCTTCCACGGCGGCGTGGGCGAACGCCTCGCGGAGCTCGCCGTCGCCTGCCGGGCCGACGGCATCATCGCTCCGGCCACCCGCCCCGAACGGATCGCCCGGCTCCGGGAGATCGTCGGGAGCAAGGCGATCTACTCGCCGGGCGTGGGGGCGCAGGGCGGCGACCCCGACGCGGTTGCCCGGCTGGTCGACGGGATCATCGTGGGGAGAAGCATCTACGAGGCGGAGGACCCGGGCGCCGAAGCCGAACGCCTCTCCCGCATCCGCCGGTGA
- the nrdD gene encoding anaerobic ribonucleoside-triphosphate reductase, with the protein MNWSPEQLKLAEKYRSLDEIPAGERRYKCHTCHFVVDENPCPHCGETSLEVMCPLDHCDCHHEIVESIEYCPLCGKAVCPECGSHDVMQISRVTGYLQDVAGWNAGKQQELKDRTRYSVV; encoded by the coding sequence ATGAACTGGAGTCCCGAACAACTTAAACTGGCGGAGAAATACCGGAGCCTCGATGAAATCCCCGCGGGAGAACGGCGGTACAAGTGCCACACCTGCCACTTCGTCGTGGACGAGAACCCCTGTCCTCACTGCGGCGAGACGTCGCTCGAGGTCATGTGTCCGCTCGACCACTGCGACTGCCACCACGAAATCGTCGAGAGCATCGAGTACTGTCCGCTCTGCGGCAAGGCCGTCTGCCCGGAGTGCGGGAGCCACGATGTCATGCAGATCAGCAGGGTCACCGGGTACCTCCAGGACGTTGCGGGATGGAACGCGGGCAAGCAGCAGGAACTGAAAGACCGGACCCGTTATTCCGTCGTATGA
- a CDS encoding adenosylcobinamide amidohydrolase, whose translation MRHFVRDETLFLRGRFRAASTGVNGGIADVTTVLNHTVPRDFAGDPVRHLDLLAARHGIFRDYFGLLTAVRMHHLCVLQYDFVTVFITAGVTNPTGRPTRADAPHTINIIVYSREGMCDSALLETIVTATGAKAQALHDLGYDFPGTTTDAVAVACERDTFGVQTYAGTLTEIGRRVHAAVLHGLPEALARQQGKIQRSEPSFFIYSRYGGDHWVEWQKENCPYYPCHFPGQRCDYCYCPCYPCADEELGEWVDSSNGGRIWGCAGCTLLHIPEIADYMKRNPEAALAELKRLRERL comes from the coding sequence ATGAGACATTTCGTCAGGGACGAGACTCTTTTTCTTCGCGGCCGGTTCAGGGCGGCGAGCACCGGCGTCAACGGTGGTATCGCCGACGTCACGACGGTCCTGAACCACACCGTGCCCCGCGACTTCGCGGGCGATCCGGTGCGCCATCTCGACCTTCTCGCGGCCCGGCACGGGATCTTCCGGGACTACTTCGGCCTCCTGACCGCTGTTCGGATGCACCACCTCTGCGTGCTCCAGTACGACTTCGTCACCGTCTTCATCACCGCCGGGGTGACCAACCCGACGGGGAGGCCCACGAGGGCCGACGCCCCGCACACCATCAACATCATCGTCTACAGCCGGGAGGGGATGTGTGATTCGGCACTCCTTGAGACGATCGTGACCGCGACGGGGGCGAAGGCCCAGGCGCTCCACGACCTCGGCTACGACTTCCCGGGGACCACGACGGACGCGGTCGCCGTCGCCTGCGAGCGGGACACCTTCGGTGTGCAGACCTACGCAGGGACGCTGACGGAGATCGGACGGCGTGTTCACGCGGCGGTTCTGCACGGTCTCCCGGAGGCCCTCGCACGGCAGCAGGGGAAGATCCAGCGGAGCGAGCCGTCATTCTTCATTTACAGCCGCTACGGCGGGGATCACTGGGTGGAATGGCAGAAGGAGAACTGCCCCTACTACCCCTGCCATTTCCCAGGCCAGCGGTGCGACTACTGCTACTGCCCATGCTACCCCTGTGCGGACGAAGAACTCGGTGAATGGGTCGATAGTTCCAACGGCGGCAGGATCTGGGGGTGCGCCGGCTGTACGCTGCTGCACATCCCGGAAATTGCAGATTACATGAAAAGAAATCCGGAGGCCGCTCTCGCCGAACTCAAGCGCCTCCGGGAACGATTATAG
- a CDS encoding DUF1858 domain-containing protein, whose amino-acid sequence MALTADSTIAELLREKPESAQVLFRFGMGCLGCAIANNETIREAAQAHGIPLEEMLSALGVAEA is encoded by the coding sequence ATGGCATTGACTGCGGACAGTACAATCGCGGAACTCCTTCGGGAGAAGCCCGAATCGGCACAGGTACTCTTCCGGTTCGGCATGGGTTGCCTTGGCTGCGCCATCGCAAACAACGAGACGATCAGGGAGGCCGCCCAGGCGCACGGAATTCCCCTCGAAGAGATGCTCTCCGCCCTCGGCGTCGCCGAGGCGTAA
- a CDS encoding nucleotide-binding protein, translated as MNLSEVTERISRKLEAKGAQPDRQKIESRLSRLVEEFGVNVDEAERTVTADLAREYNVTGVGSSSTELRPIHEIVPGEWVTIEGKIVALTPPVSPSIAQTGIIADSSGAIRFVTWARANAPAMEYGHWYRLESAVVDEYKGAPNLKIHSGTTIAQMEKDAPLLPSITPIAELKPGVGSVRAKFVQEWEASHDRMLQTGLLGDETGTIKFVIWKEDGAGPAAPEETPGKDKLDLDAVYNIYYATVDEYNGRLSLALNTAMYIADEGDIEVGRTETEIQGALVHVAPGSGLIKRCPVEGCNRTLSRQNYCPVHEIQPEFRYDLRIKAVLDDGIRARNVLMQREVVEALAGITLDEAIQIAETNPLGMDEIFYRIRNMVLGRYYTCSGNEFGGRLLVNSCTPIVFQPEELAALLNRAGGEPA; from the coding sequence ATGAACCTATCAGAGGTAACAGAGAGAATCTCCCGGAAACTTGAAGCAAAAGGCGCACAGCCCGATCGGCAGAAGATCGAATCACGCCTCAGCCGTCTCGTCGAGGAGTTCGGCGTCAACGTCGACGAGGCCGAACGAACCGTGACGGCCGATCTCGCCCGTGAGTACAACGTCACCGGCGTCGGGAGTTCTTCCACCGAGCTCCGCCCGATACACGAGATCGTTCCCGGCGAGTGGGTCACGATCGAGGGGAAGATCGTTGCCCTGACCCCGCCTGTCTCGCCCTCGATCGCGCAGACCGGGATCATCGCCGACTCGAGCGGCGCCATCCGTTTTGTCACCTGGGCCCGGGCGAACGCTCCCGCGATGGAGTACGGCCACTGGTACCGGCTCGAGTCCGCGGTCGTCGACGAGTACAAGGGTGCGCCGAACCTGAAGATCCACTCGGGCACCACCATCGCCCAGATGGAGAAGGACGCCCCGCTCCTCCCCTCGATCACGCCTATCGCCGAGCTGAAGCCCGGTGTCGGGAGCGTGCGGGCCAAGTTCGTCCAGGAATGGGAAGCCTCCCACGACCGGATGCTCCAGACGGGGCTCCTCGGCGACGAAACCGGCACCATCAAGTTCGTTATCTGGAAAGAGGACGGAGCCGGCCCGGCGGCTCCAGAGGAGACGCCGGGGAAGGATAAGTTAGACCTCGATGCCGTCTACAACATCTACTACGCCACCGTCGACGAGTACAACGGCAGGCTCTCCCTCGCCCTGAACACCGCGATGTACATCGCCGACGAGGGCGATATCGAGGTCGGGCGAACCGAGACCGAGATCCAGGGAGCTCTCGTCCACGTCGCTCCCGGCTCGGGCCTGATCAAGCGGTGCCCCGTCGAAGGCTGCAACCGGACGCTCTCCCGGCAGAACTACTGCCCGGTACACGAGATCCAGCCCGAGTTCCGCTACGACCTCCGCATAAAAGCGGTTCTCGACGACGGCATACGCGCCAGAAACGTCCTGATGCAGCGCGAGGTCGTCGAAGCCCTCGCCGGGATCACCCTTGATGAGGCCATTCAGATCGCGGAGACGAACCCGCTCGGCATGGACGAGATCTTCTACCGTATCAGGAACATGGTGCTCGGGCGCTACTACACCTGCAGCGGGAACGAGTTCGGCGGCAGGCTGCTCGTCAACTCCTGCACCCCGATCGTGTTCCAGCCCGAAGAACTGGCTGCACTGTTGAACCGCGCCGGGGGTGAACCGGCATGA